One genomic window of Numida meleagris isolate 19003 breed g44 Domestic line chromosome 1, NumMel1.0, whole genome shotgun sequence includes the following:
- the PARPBP gene encoding PCNA-interacting partner isoform X5, with the protein MNSFQQKILNLIKYFRRQWPLFSNSERTTICGADCMLTALQLSMAEVNKQHHGDFSVSFSDVMETWKYLLHDKLGLSYESMEEPENYADFKKAYHTFLASSNMLDIIDIYQKCCALALVSEDESIAPVQLLEFLSGAMNVSENNGAVLPSTPVNRQDQCNVKVTLLAKKCFYSYLSLLVNSKDDLALARILNVPDRGLGREAFTKLKHASQERKMSIFLMATSFIRTVEHGGKGCGASLFGPLRVHVKGLTNFVNLIDKLGEIVGEISDPSGASWFFHLNILDASDTVYVCNH; encoded by the exons ATGAATTCTTTCCAGCAAAAGATCTTAAACTTaatcaaatatttcagaagacaatGGCCCTTATTTTCAAACTCGGAAAGGACTACTATATGTGGAGCAGATTGCATGCTGACAGCATTACAACTGTCCATGGCTGAAGTCAATAAACAG CACCATGGAGATTTCTCAGTATCATTCAGTGATGTGATGGAGACTTGGAAATATTTGTTACACGACAAACTAGGATTATCATATGAAAGCATGGAAGAACCTGAAAATTATGCTGACTTTAAAAAGGCCTATCATACCTTCTTAGCAAGCAGCAATATGTTAGATATAATAGACATATATCAAAAGTGCTGTGCTCTTGCACTTGTATCTGAAGATGAAAGCATAGCCCCT GTTCAACTGCTAGAATTTCTTTCTGGTGCAATGAACGTATCAGAAAATAATGGTGCTGTTCTTCCTTCTACACCAGTCAACAGACAGGATCAGTGCAATGTGAag GTGACCCTCTTGGcaaagaagtgtttttattcatatttaagCCTGTTGGTGAATTCTAAGGATGATCTGGCATTGGCTCGTATTCTAAATGTTCCTGACAGAGGACTTGGTAGAGAAGCCTTCACTAAATTAAAACATGcctcacaggagagaaaaatgtcaaTTTTCCTG ATGGCAACATCTTTTATCCGAACAGTAGAACATGGAGGAAAAGGCTGTGGAGCTTCATTATTTGGTCCACTAAGAGTCCATGTCAAGGGACTTACTAACTTTGTTAATCTTATTGACAAGCTGGGAGAAATTGTTGGTGAAATCTCAGATCCAAG tgGTGCTTCTTGGTTCTTTCATCTGAACATCCTAGATGCCAGTGACACTGTCTATGTCTGTaatcattaa